DNA from Kitasatospora herbaricolor:
CACCTGCGGGAGCGGCCCGGCGGTTCGGCCTCGGCGCTGGCGGTCGCGGCGCTGGCCGCGGCGGGCCGCCCAGCGCTCTGCCTCGATCTGGCGGCCCTGGCCGCCGAACCTCACCCGGAGGCCGTACTGCCCGTCCTGGCCCGCGAAGTGCGGCTGCTGGGCGGCGGGTTGGTGGCCGGGCCGGTGGAGGCGCTGGAGGCGGCCGGCCGCCCCGAGCCGGCCCGGCTGCTGCGGGAGCTGGCCCGGCTGCCGGTACCCGTGCTGCTGACCGGTACCGACGCCTGGGATCCGCTCCGGGCCGACGACAGCCCGCTGCTGATGACGGCCGGACAGTTCAGCCCCGCCGAACGCGCGGAGCTGTTCCGGGCGGCGCTCGACGGTGCCCCCGTCGACCCCGAGCTGGACCTCGCCCACGCCCTGGCGCCCTATCTGCTCACCCCGGACCAGGTGCGCCGGGCGGCCGCCGCCGCCCGCCGGCAGGCGCTGCTGGACGCCGGCGGGACGGACGCCGGAGCGGGCGGCGGGACGGACAGCGGGACGGGCACCGGAGCAAGCGGCCCCGGACCGGACTCCCCCGGCGGCGCGCCGGTCGCGCTGCGCCACCTGCGGGCGGGCGTCCGGAGCCAGAACGCGGCGGGCCTGGAGCGCCTCGCCCGCCGGGTGGAGCCGGCCGTCGGCTGGGCGGACCTGGTGCTGCCGGAGGCCACCGGCCGGGAACTGGGCGAGCTGTCGCTCCGGGCCCGGCACCGCGACCAGGTGCTGGGCCGGTGGCGGATGCGGCCGGGCGGCGGGCGCGGGCGCGGCGTGATGGCCCTGTTCGCGGGCGACTCCGGGACCGGCAAGACCATGTCGGCGGAGGTGGTCGCGGCCGATCTCGGCCTGGACCTCTACGTGGTGGACCTCTCCACGGTGGTGGACAAGTTCGTCGGCGAGACCGAGAAGAACCTGGAGCGGATCTTCACCGAGGCGGCCGGTGTCAACGGGATCCTGCTCTTCGACGAGGCCGACGCGATCTTCGGCAAGCGCTCGGAGGTGAAGGACGCCCACGACCGCTACGCCAACATGGAGAGCGCCTACCTGCTCCAGCGGATGGAGTCCTTCGACGGCATCGCCATCCTCACCACCAACCTGCGGGCCAACCTGGACGAGGCGTTCACCCGCCGGCTGGACGTCATCGTCGACTTCCCCGTCCCCGACGCGGAGCAGCGCCGGGCACTGTGGGACCGCACGCTGGGCATGGACGTCCCGCGCGCGGACGATCTCGACCTGGCCTTCTGCGCCCGCTTCGAGCTGGCCGGGGGTTCGATCCGGGCCTGCGCCGTGACGGCCGCCTACCTGGCGGCGGAGGCGGGCCGGCCGGTGTCGATGGCGGACCTGATGGCGGCCGTCCGGCGGGAGTACCGCAAGCTCGGCCGGCTGGTGCTGGCGGGCGAGTTCGGGACGTGGGTGTGACGGCGGACGGGCCGCGGGGCGGGACGCGTGCGGCGGGCCCGGCCCCCGGCCCCCGGCCCCCGGCCCCCGGCCCCCGGCCCCCGGCCGTCAACGCCCCGATCGACCGAGGAGACACCGGTGAAGATCCGTGACGAAGACCCCGGTCAGGCGGTGGCCGGGGCACCGGCCGAGTCGGCGCTCCTGCAGCGGTCGGTGGGCAACGCCGCCGCGGCCGGGACCCGGGGGCGGGGTTCGACGAGTGGGCCCGGTACTGCGTGGACCCGGACCAGTACCGCGAACTCAGGGCGGCGTACGAGGCGCTGAAGTAGGCCACCGTCGCCGATCCGGACCCAAGGCCGTCGAGGCCGCGCACGCAGCGCTCCGGAAGGTCGTCCCCAAGCACGAGAAGATCACCAGGCCGACCCGGTACGCCTCCGAGGATCGGACGACGAGGAACGGGAAATTCATGCCCCGGGCCGTACGGGGCGGGGAGCAGCGGGGGGCTCACGGGCCCGGAGCGGGCCGGCGGGACGGCCGGCCCGCTGCCCGATCGGGCAGTTCACGCTGCCCCCGACGGGTGACGGACAGCCGTTCACCCGGCGCCCTGGAGGGGACAGGCTTCGTGGTGGACCAGAGCCACCGTCGAAGGAGTGCCGAGCATGCCGCAGTACCTGTCGCCCGGGGTGTACGTGGAGGAGGTCCACAGCGGGCCCCGCCCGATCGAGGGGGTCGGGACGTCCGTGGCCGCCTTCGTCGGGTTCGCCGAGAAGGGTCCGTTCCACACGCCGAGCCTGGTGACGACCTGGAGCCAGTACGTCCAGCTGTTCGGCGGCTTCGTCGAGGGTTCGTACCTGGCGCACTCGGTGTACGGGTACTTCGCGAACGGCGGCGGCATCGCGTACGTGGTGCGGGTCGGGGCCGAGGTCGCGGCCGAGGGCGGTGCGGGCCGTCCGGGGCTGACCAAGGGCGGGCGGGTCGCTCCGAAGGAGCTGGCGACCGGGGAGCCGGTGGCCCTGGGGTCGTTCCGGGTCGCGGCCCGGGCCGGCATCGAGGGCGAGATCACGGTCGAGGTGACCGACGCGGACGGCGAGGCGCCGGCCGAGGACCGCTTCAAGCTGGTGGTCGCGCAGGCCGGCAGGCCGGTAGAGACCTTCGACGTGTCGGCGAAGAAGAGCGCCCGCAACTACGTGGTCACGCAGGTGCGGGAGCGTTCGGCGCTGATCCTGGTGGAGGAGGCGGCGACGGCGAGCGGCGCGCTGACCCGCCCGCAGAAGCAGACGCTGACCCTCGCGGTGCCGGCCGGACCGGCCGAGGTCGTCCCGGCCGGGATCTCGGTCGCCGAGTACGTGGGTGACGCGGAGGCCCGGACGGGCTTCGCGGGCCTGGAGGCGATCGACGAGATCACCATGCTGGCCGTGCCGGACCTGATGGCCGCGCACCAGCAGGGCCAGATCGACGCCGAGGGCGTCAAGGCCGTCCAGCTGGCGATGATCACGCACTGCGAGCTGATGGGCGACCGGGTCGCCGTGCTGGACCCGCTGCCCGACCTGACCCCGCGCCAGGTGCGCGAGTGGCGTCAGGAGGGCGCCGGCTACGACTCCAAGTACGCGGCGCTGTACTACCCGTGGATCAAGGTGTTCGACCCGGCGAGCGGCCAGAACCGGTTCGTCCCGCCGAGCGGCCACATGCTGGGCGTCTGGGCCCGCAGCGACACCGAGCGCGGTGTGCACAAGGCACCCGCCAACGAGGTGGTGCGCGGCGCGATCGACCTGCAGACCAACGTCACCAAGGGCGAGCAGGACCTGCTCAACCCGATCGGCGTGAACTGCATCCGGGCCTTCCCCGGCCGCGGCATCCGGGTCTGGGGCGCCCGCACCCTGGCCTCGGACCCGGCCTGGCGCTACATCAACGTGCGACGGCTCTTCAACTACCTGGAGGAGTCGATCCTGCTGGGCACCCAGTGGACCGTCTTCGAGCCCAACGACGAGCTGCTGTGGATCGGCATCCGGCGCGACATCTCGGCCTTCCTGCTGGAGGAGTGGCGGCGCGGAGCCCTGTTCGGGGCGACCGCCGCGCAGGCGTTCTACGTCAAGTGCGACGCCGAGACCAACCCGCCGGAGTCGGTGGACCTCGGTCAGGTCGTCTGCGAGATCGGCATCTGCCCGGTGAAGCCCGCCGAGTTCGTGGTCTTCCGGCTGGCGCAGTTCTCCGACAGCACCAGCCTGGTCAACGAGTAGCAGTCCCCTCCCCCGGGGGGCCGCGCCGCCGAGCACGGCGCCGTGGCCCCCGGGGTGGTCCGAACCGAAAGAGCAGAGAGGCGGTAACCGCACATGGCCGACACAGCCGGCATGGCGATCGCGACCCACATCTTCACCGTGCAGTTGGGCGCGTACGAGGTCGAGACGGTCCAGGAGGTCAGCGGACTCTCCTTCGAGCTGGACGCCATCGACCACTTCGAGGTGACCAGGAGCGGCCAGCTGGTGGTCCGCAAGCTCGCCGGCGCCCGCAAGGGCGGCGAGGTGACCATCAGCCGCGGGCTCGGCGCGAGCGGTGAGTTCACCAAGTGGCTGGAGGAGTCCTTCATCAAGGGCAACGTGAAGGGGGCGCGGCAGTCCCTGTCGATCATCGTCAAGGACACCGAGAACAACCCGGTGCGCACCATCAACCTGAAGAACGCCTGGGTGAAGAAGTGGGAGGGGCCGAACCTCAAGGCCGGTGAGTCCCAGGCCGCCCTGGAGAAGGTCACCGTCGTCTTCGAAGACGTCGAGCTCAAGTGAGGCGCCGCTCCGTCGCCGGGGCCCCCGTCCGCCCGGACGAGGACGAGTACCCGGAGCACGAGCAGGAGGGGTTCGCCGCCCCGGTGCCGGCCCGCCCGGCTCCGGCGGCGCCGCCGGAGCGGTTCCGGACGGAGTTCGAGTTCGAGCTTCCCCGGGGGTACCTGGACCACAACGGCGTGCTGCACCGCACCGGGGCGATGCGCCTGGCCACCGCCCGGGACGAACTGATGCCGCTGATCGACCTGCGGGTGAAGAACAACCCGGCGTACCTGACGGTCGTCCTGCTCGGCTCGGTGATCACCCGGATCGGCAGCCTCACCGACCCGGGCGGCCAGGTGGTGGAGGAGCTGTTCGCCTCCGACCTGGCCTTCCTGCAGGACTTCTACCGGCGGATCAACGCGGAGGGGCACACCCGAGCGGCGGTCACCTGCCCGTCCTGCGAGTCCCCCTTCGAGGTCGACCTCGCCGGGGGGCGCCTGGGGGAATCGTGACGTACGCGACCGACCGCCTGTACGAGGAGATCGCGTACATCGCCTACCACTTCCACTGGGAGCAGGACCGGCTGCTCGACCTGACCCACCCGGACCGGATCCGCTGGGTGCAGGAGATCGCCCGGATCAACGCACGTATCAACGAAGGGTAGTGAGGGATCGTGGCACTGCGGGACCGGCTGGGGCGGCGCCGCCCGACGGGCGAGCCTGCGGCTGCCACGCCCGCTCCGGCGCTCCCCGGCCCGGAGGGCACGGCGTTGGCGGGCACGGCCGGTACGGGTCCTGGCGGTACGGGCTCCGGCGGTACGGCCACTGGGGACGGGGGCGCCGCAGGCGGGACCGCCGACGGGCAGCGGGCGGCCTCCGGCGCCTGGCGGCAGCTGCCCGTCGTGCAGCGGGCGGCGGCGACGCCGGCCCTGATCAGTGACCCGACCGCCTTCGAGGGGCGGTTGGCGACCCGCCGGAACCCGATGTTCCACGGCCGGATGGGTCATCTGGTCAGTCCGCAGGCACCCGCCGGCGTGCTGCACGGCCTGCTGCGGCCCGTCCCCGGCCAGGCCCTCCGGCGTGCCGCGGACGACGGCCTGCCACTGGTCCGCCCGGAGGAGCCGGGCCCGGGCGACGGCCCGGGCGACGGCTTCGCCGAGGGCCCGGCGTACGGGCCGGCGGACGGCACGGTGTCCGGCCCCGCCCGCTCGGGGCACCGCGGGGCACCGGGCGGGCCTGGTGGCGGAGGGCGCGGCGGCGGCGGGCGCGGTGCGCAGCGGTCGGCGGGTTCGCCGGCGGCGGCCCCCGCGCCGCTGGTCCAGCGGTCGAGCCGGCCGGGTACGTCCGGGCTGTCGGGGTCGGCGGGCCCGGCCGCACCGGACGCACCCGGGCGCCCTTGGGCCGCCGCCCCGGCGGCACCGGGGAGCGGCCGGGCGGCCGGCCCTCGCGGCCCGAAGAGTCCTGACGTCCCGAACAGCCCCCACGTCCCGAACGGCCCACGGGTCGCGCCCGCTCAGCAGCCGGCGGCTCAGCCCGGTCCGGCGATGCCGCTGCCCCGGCTCGCGGTGCAGCGGGCGGCCGTCCGCGCGACCGGGCGCTCCGCCGCCGGTGCGCCGCGCTCCGGTGCGCCCGCCGGCGGCGGTGCCGTGGCGGGCGGGGCGGGGGCGAGTGGCTCGCTGTCCGTGGTGCACGAGGCGCCGGTCCCACCGCGCCGGCTCAGCGCCCTGCCGAGGCCGGCGGCCGGGCCGTCCCCCCAGAACTCCGCGGGCCCCATCCCCCGGGGGCCCGCGGACCCCGTCCGCAGCACGCTCGGCGGACCCGCCCCGGAGCCCTCGCACCGGCCGGCCCCGGCCGCCGCACCCGGCTCCGAGGCGTCTTCGCCCGGGCCGCGCCCGGCGGGCCCGTCGAGCCCGTCGGGCCGGCCGGCCGAGCCGGTCGGGCCGGTCGGGCCCGTCCAGCGCAGTGCCGGCCGACGTACCGGGCTCGGCGAGCCGCTGACGGCCCTGCCGCCCACCGCCCTGCCCCCGAGCGCCCTGCCCCCCAGCACCCTGCCGCCGGCGACGGGTGCCCGGGCGGGTACGGCCGCCGTGCCCACCGGTCCGGCCCTGGCCGGTACCGGACAGGGGGTGCCGGCCGTTCAGCGCTCCGCCTCGAAGCCGGCCTCGAACCCCGCCTCGAAGCCGGCCTCGAACCCGGTTCCGACGCCACCGTCGACGGGCCTGGCCTCCGCCGCTCGGCCGGCAGCCGGACCGACGGTGCGCCCTGCGGCCGTCCCGGACCGCGCCCCCGGTGGGGCGGACCGGCCGCTGGTCCGGCACAGGGCCGAGGACGGCCCGGCGGCGGGCGGGAGCGGCGCGGCTCCGGCACCGAAGGCCCGGGACGCGACGCCGACCTCCTCCTCCGGCGGCGGCCCGCCCGGCGCCCCGGGCGCTGCCGTCCCGACGCCTGCCCCTGCCCCTGCCCCGTCCCCTGCCCCGGTGGTGCAGCTGCTGGCGGACCGGCCGCTGTCCCCGCTGCTCCAGGGTGAGAACGCGCCGGGCGTCGGCACTGCCTCGGCCGGCCCCGCCGTGGTCCCGCTCCGGTGGGTCCGGCCCCCGGCAGCGGCCGGCACCCCGCACGTCGGGCCGACCGGCGGGGCCCCTGCCCCGGACGGCGCCACCACCGCGGTGCAGCGCGCGCGGTCCGGCGGCCGTCCGCCGCACGGCGGGCCCTCCGTGGCCGACGGTCGCGGCCCGTCCGCACCGCACACCGCACCGGCCGACGGCCCTGCCGTGCCCGCCGCGACATCCACTGCCACCTCCGCCGCCGTACCGGGCGCCGCGTCGCCGCAGGGCGGCCGGCCCGACCGTGCCCGTGGGATCTCGCGCTTCGTCCAGCGCCGGGCGGGCGGCGGCACCCACGTCACCACCGGCACGAGGCCCGGCACCGCCGGCGCGCCAGGGGCGCCAGGGGCACCAGGGACACCAGGGACACCAGGCGCCGGTGAGCGGACTCCGCCGCCGGGCCGTTCCGCGACCACCGCTTCGCCCCGGGCTGCGGCAGGCGATCCGGCCCCCGGCGCGGGTCCCGGGCGTCCGAACCCGACTCCCGTCCCGGGCGGCGGACGGCGCCTGGTCCAGCGGCTGCGCCGCGGGCCGGAGGGCGGCCCGGACCGCGGGGCCCGGCCGACCGGCGAACCCCGCACCGCGCCGCCGGCCCCCGGTACCCCGCTGGTCCACGGCGCACCGCCGGTCCAGCGCGCGCACGCGCCGGGCCCGGCAGCCGGGGGGCCGGCACCCACCGCCGTCCCGGGCCCGCCGTCCACCCCCACCGCCACGCCCACGTCCACGCCCACGCCCACGTCCACGTCCACGTCCACGTCCACCGACGGCGTACCACCGGCCCGGCCGTCCGTCGCCGCGCGGCCACCGCGGTCCCCGTCCGCGCTCCGCCCGACGGTCCAGCGCTCCACTCTGCCCCCCGCCGCCGCACCCGCCGCACCGGTACGGCCCGCCGTACCGGTAGCGGCCGCCGCCGGCGCAGAGTCCGTCCTGCCGGCGGCGGCCCAGCGGCGGGTCGGCTGGACCGGCGGGCCGCCGGTGCCGCTGTCGGCGACCGTCGCCCGTGCGGCGGCGAGCCCCTGGGCCGGTCCGGCAGCGGACACCCCTGCCCCGGTGCTCGTCCCGGCTCCCCCCGCCCCGCCCCGGCCGCCGGAGTCGGCACCGACCGTTCAGCGCCTGGCGGCCGCCACAGCAGGCACAGCAGGCACGACGGGCGCCGTCGGCCCGGTGGTCGTGCAGCGTCGCCCTGAGCCAGGGTCCGGCCCCGGACCCGGCCCCGGACCGGCGTCGAAGCCGTCCCCGGCCGTCGTCGCCAGGCCGGCCGGCGGCTCGACCACCGTGGGACTCTTCGGCGCCCCCGTCACCCCCACCCCCGGAGACAGCGCCGGAGGCACCGCCGGCCCGGGGCCGTCCGGCGGGCCGCCAGGCGGACAGCCGACGGCCGGCCGAGGCGGGAGCCAGGATTCGTCCACGGCCCCACCGCCGGACCCGGCCCTGCTGCTGGAATCGCTGGAGCGCCGCCACCTGGACGACCTGGCCCGCCGGCTCGCCGAACCGCTGGGGCGGATGTTCCGGTCCGAGCTGCGGCTGGGCCGGGAGCGCGGCGGACGGTGGCTGGACGGCGGCCGGTGACCAGGACGCCAGGGCCGGCGCCCCCGCCACCCGGCCCGCGCGGATCAGGACCGTCCCGGTCCGGCTCCCTCGGGGCCCGTTCGAGCGCGGGCCGCCGGGCCCGCCCCGGGCACCCCCGTACGTCGTCCCACCCTTGACAGGAAGATCCCGACCGTGACCCTCCCCTACCCCGGTACCAGCGTCCACTTCCAGCTGCAGATCAGCGGGATCGACCTGGGCGACTTCTCGACGTGCAGCGGGCTCGGTGCCGAGGTGGAGGTCGAGCAGCGCGCCGAGGGCGGCAACAACTCCTTCGTCTGGCAGCTGCCGACCAGGATCACGTACCCGAACGTGACGCTCTCCCGGGGGCTCACCCCCGACACCGCGAAGGTCTCCCGGTTCCTGGCCACGCTGCCCACCCAGGTGACCCGGGGAAGTGCGCAGATCACCGCGCTGACACCGCAGTTGACGGCCGGTCCGGTGCTGGCCACCTGGGCACTGCGGGAGGTGATCGTGGTCCGCTGGACGGGGCCGTCCTTCGATCCGTCCCGGTCGGAGGTGGCCACCGAGAGCATCGAGCTGGCCCATCACGGCTTCCTCTGACCGGCCCCCGGCCGGCCCCGCCCGACGGCACCCACGAGCGACCACCAGCAGCGGACCCAGGAGAAGCAGCCGATGCAGACCACCCCTTCGAAGGCGACGCTCACCGCGTACGAGCCGCCGCCCAAGCCCGGGGCCCCGCCGGGGGGCCGGCTCGGTCCGGAGATCAGGTTCCAGTTCAATCCGAACACGCTGTCGCTGAGCAAGGGCGCGCAGTGGCGGCAGAACCTGATCCGGGGCGGCGAGGAGACCGGCGTGCCGGAGTTCATGGGCGCCCAGCCGCGGCAGTTGACCGTGGAGCTGTTCCTGGACGCGACCGCCACCCGGGACGACAGCGTGGCCAAGTCGGTGGAGACGCTGCTGGGTTGGTGCGCCCCGACGCCGGCGAGCATCGCCGCGAAGGCGCCGAGCGCGCCCCGGGTGATGTTCGCCTGGGGGTCCTTCGAGAGCGTGAAGTTCTTCGGGTACCTGGGCCAGGTGAGCGCGACGTACTCGCTGTTCGATCCGAGCGGGCGGCCGCTGCGGGCCACCTGCCAGGTGCAGGTGACGGAGTCCGGGGAGCCGACGCCGGGGCAGAACCCGACCTCGGGGGCGCTGAACGCGCGGCGGGTGCACCGCCTGGTGGCGGGCGACAGCCTGGAGCTGCTGGCGTACCAGGAGTACGGCGACGCGACGGCCTGGCGACGGATCGCGGAGGCCAACGGCATCGACGACCCGATGCGGCTGCGGCCGGGGGCGGAGCTGCTGGTGCCGGCGGCGGCCGAGTCGAGGGCGGGGTAGCGGGCGATGTCGCTGGGTGCGAACACCAACGCGTTCGTGATCGGCTGCCCCGGGCCGCTGCCCGCGCCGTGGCCGGGGATGCCGATGGAGGTGCAGGTCCAGGAGAGCGGGGGGCTGCCGGCGGTCGCCGTGGTGCGGTTCCTCGATCCGGGCCGTGACCTGCTGGCGCAGACCGGCATCACGGTCGGCGGGAAGTTCACCGTCCAGGTGAAGCCCGGCGACGAGACCGCGCTGCTGCCGCTGTTCACCGGCGAGGTGGTCTCCCTGGAGGCCGAGTTCGACGGGGCGGGCAGCTTCACCACGGTACGGGCGCTGGACGTCTCGCACCGGCTGCAGCGGGGCCGGCGGATCGCCGGCTACCGCAACAGCACCGCGTCCGAGGTGGCCGTGCAGCTGGCCTCGGCGGCGGGCGTGCCGCTCGGCACGGTGGACGCGACCCGGACGGTGTACGAGTACCTGACCCAGCCGAACGTCTCGGACTGGGAGTTCCTGCGCACGCTGGCCGTGGAGAACGGCCGTGAACTGGTGGTCGCGGACGGCCTGCTGCACTTCCGCGACCCGGTGCCGGCCACCTCGGCGCCGGGGCTCGCCACCCGGCCGGAGCAGAGCCCGTTCGTGCTGGAGCTCGGCCGGAACGTGCTGGCCGTCCGGGCGGCGGTGTCCTCGGTGGGGCAGGTGTCCACGGTGGAGGTGCGCGGCTGGGACGTCGCCCGCAAGGCGGCGGTGGTCGCGGACACGCCCGTCACCCCGAGCACGGAGCTGCAGCTGGGCCTCACCCCGCAGCAGGCGGTGGCGGCCTTCCCGCCCGCCCGGCTGCTGGTGGCGGACGTCCCGTACCGGACGGCGGCGGAGGCGACGGCGGTGTCCGCAGCGCTGGCGGCCGACACCGCGGCGGCGCTCGGCGAGCTGGAGATCACCGTGCGCGGCAACCCGCACCTGCGGGTGGGTGTCCCCGTGACGCTGAGCCGGGCGGGCGCGCCCTTCGACGGCAAGTACACCATCACGGCGGCGGTGCACGCGGACCTGCGCGGCCTGGGCTACGAGACCCGGCTGACGGTCAGCGGCCGCCAGGACCGCAGCTGGTACGGGCTCGCCTCGGGCGCCTCGGCGGCGGCCCGCCCGGCCCGGATCCCCTCGGTGGCCACGGGCGTGGTGGTGGACATCATGAAGCCCGGTGAGACGCCGCTCTCCGGCTACCGGGGCCAGGAGAAGCAGGCCTGGGTGAA
Protein-coding regions in this window:
- a CDS encoding phage tail sheath family protein translates to MPQYLSPGVYVEEVHSGPRPIEGVGTSVAAFVGFAEKGPFHTPSLVTTWSQYVQLFGGFVEGSYLAHSVYGYFANGGGIAYVVRVGAEVAAEGGAGRPGLTKGGRVAPKELATGEPVALGSFRVAARAGIEGEITVEVTDADGEAPAEDRFKLVVAQAGRPVETFDVSAKKSARNYVVTQVRERSALILVEEAATASGALTRPQKQTLTLAVPAGPAEVVPAGISVAEYVGDAEARTGFAGLEAIDEITMLAVPDLMAAHQQGQIDAEGVKAVQLAMITHCELMGDRVAVLDPLPDLTPRQVREWRQEGAGYDSKYAALYYPWIKVFDPASGQNRFVPPSGHMLGVWARSDTERGVHKAPANEVVRGAIDLQTNVTKGEQDLLNPIGVNCIRAFPGRGIRVWGARTLASDPAWRYINVRRLFNYLEESILLGTQWTVFEPNDELLWIGIRRDISAFLLEEWRRGALFGATAAQAFYVKCDAETNPPESVDLGQVVCEIGICPVKPAEFVVFRLAQFSDSTSLVNE
- a CDS encoding DUF6760 family protein, giving the protein MTYATDRLYEEIAYIAYHFHWEQDRLLDLTHPDRIRWVQEIARINARINEG
- a CDS encoding phage tail protein encodes the protein MADTAGMAIATHIFTVQLGAYEVETVQEVSGLSFELDAIDHFEVTRSGQLVVRKLAGARKGGEVTISRGLGASGEFTKWLEESFIKGNVKGARQSLSIIVKDTENNPVRTINLKNAWVKKWEGPNLKAGESQAALEKVTVVFEDVELK
- a CDS encoding CIS tube protein, with the protein product MQTTPSKATLTAYEPPPKPGAPPGGRLGPEIRFQFNPNTLSLSKGAQWRQNLIRGGEETGVPEFMGAQPRQLTVELFLDATATRDDSVAKSVETLLGWCAPTPASIAAKAPSAPRVMFAWGSFESVKFFGYLGQVSATYSLFDPSGRPLRATCQVQVTESGEPTPGQNPTSGALNARRVHRLVAGDSLELLAYQEYGDATAWRRIAEANGIDDPMRLRPGAELLVPAAAESRAG
- a CDS encoding VgrG-related protein is translated as MSLGANTNAFVIGCPGPLPAPWPGMPMEVQVQESGGLPAVAVVRFLDPGRDLLAQTGITVGGKFTVQVKPGDETALLPLFTGEVVSLEAEFDGAGSFTTVRALDVSHRLQRGRRIAGYRNSTASEVAVQLASAAGVPLGTVDATRTVYEYLTQPNVSDWEFLRTLAVENGRELVVADGLLHFRDPVPATSAPGLATRPEQSPFVLELGRNVLAVRAAVSSVGQVSTVEVRGWDVARKAAVVADTPVTPSTELQLGLTPQQAVAAFPPARLLVADVPYRTAAEATAVSAALAADTAAALGELEITVRGNPHLRVGVPVTLSRAGAPFDGKYTITAAVHADLRGLGYETRLTVSGRQDRSWYGLASGASAAARPARIPSVATGVVVDIMKPGETPLSGYRGQEKQAWVKLKFPWLSDSSGGGEAYVSDWARTVQLGGVRGGGLICPEIGDEVLVAFEQGLLDRPYVIGGLYNGADLPSPDATPLTDGLGRVNRRSLASRSGDRLELLDGAYAEQGVRLRSGDDRLTVHLDRQRTEITVHSDGTVTVTAGKQVTVRGEGITLDAGGGELKLTGRSVSVRGTTDVTVKAATIHLN
- a CDS encoding phage tail protein, which translates into the protein MTLPYPGTSVHFQLQISGIDLGDFSTCSGLGAEVEVEQRAEGGNNSFVWQLPTRITYPNVTLSRGLTPDTAKVSRFLATLPTQVTRGSAQITALTPQLTAGPVLATWALREVIVVRWTGPSFDPSRSEVATESIELAHHGFL
- a CDS encoding ATP-binding protein, which gives rise to MRRLALVERRVRRAVEARRAVDPQPDDTFRGMYLSPEAADGLLARRPPGRPGDVDGPDGVDGPDGVDGPGGIDATEEPAEWVSARDEAEARADRAEARGDVLPLRTLARSFELSPMDVELLLIALLPDADARFEPLYGYLNDDVSRRRAGAALAFELLGVPPLDAAARARLAPGSPLLAGGLLLVEEGERPFLGRSLRVPDRVTAHLLGDTATDPALRGLLRPVQVSEVAGAGQLASALAAGVRLAHLRERPGGSASALAVAALAAAGRPALCLDLAALAAEPHPEAVLPVLAREVRLLGGGLVAGPVEALEAAGRPEPARLLRELARLPVPVLLTGTDAWDPLRADDSPLLMTAGQFSPAERAELFRAALDGAPVDPELDLAHALAPYLLTPDQVRRAAAAARRQALLDAGGTDAGAGGGTDSGTGTGASGPGPDSPGGAPVALRHLRAGVRSQNAAGLERLARRVEPAVGWADLVLPEATGRELGELSLRARHRDQVLGRWRMRPGGGRGRGVMALFAGDSGTGKTMSAEVVAADLGLDLYVVDLSTVVDKFVGETEKNLERIFTEAAGVNGILLFDEADAIFGKRSEVKDAHDRYANMESAYLLQRMESFDGIAILTTNLRANLDEAFTRRLDVIVDFPVPDAEQRRALWDRTLGMDVPRADDLDLAFCARFELAGGSIRACAVTAAYLAAEAGRPVSMADLMAAVRREYRKLGRLVLAGEFGTWV